The proteins below come from a single Lentimicrobiaceae bacterium genomic window:
- a CDS encoding T9SS type A sorting domain-containing protein, translating into MKTLCKAFFICLLSMILLVTKGESQTIQIQGEQTGILQADTIFITGNVLVPFGEFLKILPGTKVIATGYFGFFIEGSIQALGTVDNPVLFTISDTSGFYNLYDSRGGWDGFDFTNISSVADSSIFKHSTFEFGKATGDSLSKMGGMFNIRNFNKIKFTECHFNQNKAVFWGGAIFGEQADISIENCLFSNNYCGTPGPPYGYGGAVCFRNSTAEINKCEFEANRSTGIGGGVSFEYSDILLTNCKFRLNYSGLGGALGYLRSTPARSITGNLFTENSALFFGGAISCNRANPHFINNTITNNSCTSYGGGFYCNDSAAPVVVNTILYGNHAPSGEQVYIWDVNSAPSFYYCNIEGKSEAFGGTGGTGFNSPYVANIDTLPAFLGNGLHPYALAPESPCVNAGQPDTTGLMLPAYDLAGNSRIYGSRVDIGAYELQSGPSSVNHNFSELKPHFWPNPFTDLLYVNPAGFSGETVLVQMSDLQGRVILSENIANREEIKLDLTKQHLRAGIYCLQISDSQKSVTLKISKSGQ; encoded by the coding sequence ATGAAAACACTTTGCAAAGCATTCTTTATTTGCCTTCTATCAATGATTTTGCTGGTTACAAAAGGTGAATCACAAACAATACAAATACAAGGTGAACAAACAGGTATATTGCAGGCTGACACAATTTTTATAACCGGAAATGTATTGGTCCCCTTTGGTGAGTTTTTAAAAATCTTACCAGGAACCAAAGTTATAGCAACCGGCTACTTCGGTTTTTTTATTGAAGGAAGCATACAAGCATTGGGAACAGTTGACAATCCGGTATTATTTACCATTTCAGACACTTCAGGGTTTTATAATCTTTATGACAGCCGCGGAGGCTGGGACGGCTTTGATTTTACGAACATCTCTTCTGTAGCCGATTCGTCAATTTTCAAACATTCTACATTTGAATTTGGCAAGGCAACAGGTGACTCATTGTCAAAAATGGGGGGAATGTTTAACATTAGAAATTTCAATAAAATTAAATTTACAGAATGCCATTTTAATCAGAATAAGGCAGTTTTCTGGGGTGGTGCTATTTTTGGAGAGCAAGCCGACATATCCATTGAAAATTGCCTTTTCAGCAACAACTACTGCGGTACTCCCGGTCCACCTTACGGATATGGAGGAGCTGTATGTTTCAGAAATTCAACAGCAGAAATAAACAAATGTGAGTTTGAAGCCAATCGTTCAACTGGCATTGGAGGCGGCGTTTCTTTTGAATATTCAGATATTTTGCTCACAAACTGTAAATTCCGCCTCAACTATAGCGGACTTGGCGGAGCTTTAGGTTACTTACGGTCGACTCCAGCGCGGTCCATAACCGGTAATCTTTTCACAGAAAACTCAGCGTTATTTTTTGGCGGAGCCATTTCCTGCAACAGAGCAAATCCACATTTCATCAACAATACCATTACAAACAATTCCTGTACTTCATACGGAGGAGGATTTTATTGCAATGACAGTGCTGCACCCGTAGTTGTAAATACTATTCTATACGGAAACCATGCGCCCTCAGGTGAACAGGTTTATATATGGGATGTTAATTCTGCTCCATCTTTCTATTATTGTAATATTGAAGGAAAAAGTGAAGCCTTCGGCGGAACAGGAGGAACCGGTTTTAACTCCCCTTATGTTGCGAACATTGATACATTGCCAGCGTTTTTGGGAAATGGCTTACACCCCTATGCATTGGCACCTGAGTCACCATGTGTAAATGCAGGTCAGCCTGACACAACCGGACTAATGTTGCCAGCTTATGACCTGGCAGGTAATAGCAGAATCTATGGCTCAAGAGTGGACATAGGAGCCTATGAACTACAATCAGGTCCATCATCTGTCAATCACAACTTCTCAGAACTGAAACCCCATTTCTGGCCCAATCCATTTACTGATCTGTTATATGTTAACCCTGCCGGATTTTCAGGAGAAACAGTACTCGTTCAAATGTCCGATTTACAAGGCCGAGTTATTCTCTCAGAAAACATTGCCAATCGTGAAGAAATCAAATTGGATCTCACAAAGCAACATTTAAGGGCCGGAATTTACTGTCTCCAAATTTCCGACAGTCAAAAATCAGTCACCCTGAAGATCTCAAAATCAGGGCAATGA
- a CDS encoding ROK family protein — protein MQGIDYLFRKDYTKEPLKNNQARKIGLKQSIIKELYFQGELSIFKLSQTIKMSTPTITRAVEELVEEKLIKEVGIGESTGGRRPSLFGLNPSARYVIGIDIERSFIKIGVFDFLNNPVSEIHELNEGLDTHPDILGFIAEKVSELLEAYGIDQNIILGIGISLPGLIDIRTGLSFTYLNTGRPLAEIIYEKIGLPVFIEHDTRAMAWGEQSFGLARGHQNVLCLNAGSGIGLSIIINGKIYTGHSGYSGEFGHIQIEPNGQLCHCGKIGCIETIASGKSMINRARTEIENGAITRISETIGGDLNKINIKLILNAAKEGDQFAIDLLYKIGESLGRGIGTLIHLFNPELIIVGGEMSRATDLLIAPIESNLNKYTISRIRKDARIVASELGDNAKLLGTIALVMHKIFS, from the coding sequence ATGCAAGGTATAGATTATTTATTTAGAAAAGATTACACCAAAGAGCCATTAAAAAACAATCAGGCCAGAAAAATCGGGTTAAAGCAATCCATCATCAAAGAATTGTACTTTCAGGGAGAGTTATCCATTTTTAAACTCAGCCAAACCATAAAGATGAGCACCCCCACCATCACAAGAGCAGTAGAGGAGCTTGTTGAAGAAAAACTTATTAAGGAGGTTGGGATTGGGGAATCAACCGGAGGCAGAAGACCCAGCCTTTTTGGGCTTAATCCGTCTGCCCGATATGTAATTGGCATTGACATTGAAAGATCTTTCATTAAAATTGGTGTTTTTGACTTTTTAAACAATCCGGTATCGGAAATACATGAACTAAATGAAGGGCTTGACACACATCCTGACATACTTGGTTTTATTGCTGAAAAAGTTTCTGAGCTACTTGAAGCCTATGGAATTGACCAAAATATAATACTTGGAATAGGGATTTCGCTTCCGGGCCTGATCGATATTCGAACCGGATTATCGTTCACTTACCTGAATACAGGGCGGCCGTTAGCGGAAATTATATATGAAAAAATTGGACTGCCTGTATTCATTGAGCATGACACCCGGGCCATGGCGTGGGGCGAGCAATCCTTTGGATTGGCCCGTGGCCACCAAAATGTTTTGTGCCTGAATGCAGGCTCCGGAATCGGGCTCAGCATTATTATCAATGGAAAAATTTACACAGGTCATTCAGGCTATTCAGGTGAATTTGGCCATATCCAGATTGAGCCCAACGGTCAGTTGTGTCATTGCGGAAAAATCGGGTGTATTGAAACAATTGCATCTGGGAAATCAATGATTAACAGAGCCAGAACTGAAATTGAAAATGGAGCTATTACCCGTATTAGTGAAACTATCGGAGGTGATTTAAACAAAATTAACATTAAACTTATCCTGAATGCTGCCAAGGAAGGTGATCAATTTGCCATTGACCTTCTGTATAAAATTGGCGAATCACTGGGAAGAGGTATTGGTACTTTAATCCACCTTTTTAACCCTGAACTTATTATTGTTGGCGGCGAAATGTCAAGAGCCACTGACCTCCTTATTGCTCCAATTGAGAGCAATCTGAATAAATACACTATTTCAAGAATAAGAAAGGATGCCCGCATTGTTGCTTCTGAGCTTGG